One part of the Hydra vulgaris chromosome 01, alternate assembly HydraT2T_AEP genome encodes these proteins:
- the LOC136075561 gene encoding uncharacterized protein LOC136075561 isoform X3, with translation MESNQEACHKNSSVIGIQSFSENLYSRDKLLREIQHYFIQDPNKSTLVLYGMSGVGKTHIARKYCEISYNNYKNIVWIDAAFGMLQTSMRNQCQILGFEVHDSKGEYFNIKVIVEKIHNYYKNEKTLYIFDNVDDESVKNLSMYISKKPNSFTLITTQWRTWSNNVNKMLVDVFSSKEAFDYVKSIVKENTDENISNLIKELEYHPFAITQAIKYTNMHKISIEKYIDRYRSKPSEILDNNDFPSEEESKSTIKAINLVLIKLEKTQPFLFKLLNCLSHCDGQNISQQLIFQISNHLDVNDEFLIDKTIGLLMNYSLLNCFEDKKYSIHELTQLTCKCFQKRNSTTNTYFELIENYFKVELNEVKDQVDYGNHFVFHFIYMFRNNGKKVSETFYHMTTSIKKLLVCKGLFKEAIEILKVIQNYNTEAYGEDNEFTLETKHNIAICLNEMGKYNEALGIYYSVDKIETEILGINHPDTMSTKNNIALCLSDMGKYNEALEIYYSVDKIKTEIVGINHPVTMSTKNNIANCMSDMGKYNEALEIYYSVDKIQTEILGINHPSTMSAKHNIASCMSDMGKYNEALEIYYSVDKIQTEILGINHSSTMSAKHNIASCLSGMGKYNEALEIYYSVDKIQTEILGINHPDTMSAKHNIASCLSEMGKYTEALEINYSVDKMQTEILGINHPSTISTKHNIASCLSDMGIYNKALEIYYSVDKIQTEILGINHPSTILTKHNIASCLSDMGKYNEALEIYYSVDKIQTEILGINHPDTMSAKHNIASCLSEMGKYTEALEINYSVDKMQTEILGINHPSTISTKHNIASCLSDMGIYNKALEIYYSVDKIQTEILGINHPSTILTKHNIASCLSDMGKYNEALEIYYSVDKKKTEILGINHPSTMSTKRNIANCLSDMGKYNEALEIYYCVDKIQTEILGINHPSTMSTKHNIASCLSDMGKYNEALGIYYSVDKIKTEILGINHPVTMSTKNNIANCLNKMGKYNEALDIFYSVDKIQTEILGINHPNTLSTKHYIANCLSNMEKNNEALEIYYSVDKIQTEILGINHPNTLSTKHNIANCLNKVEKYNEALEIYNFVDKIQTEILGINHPNTLSTKQNIANCLINLEKKQTCSIV, from the exons GTATTCAatctttttcagaaaatttatattCGCGCGACAAACTACTTCGTGAAattcaacattattttatacaaGATCCAAACAAGTCAACTTTAGTATTATATGGAATGTCGGGTGTCGGAAAGACACATATTGCCAGAAAGTATTGTGAAATATCttataacaactataaaaacattgtttggaTTGACGCTGCATTTGGAATGTTACAAACTTCAATGAGAAACCAATGTCAAATATTAGGATTCGAGGTTCATGATTCGAAAGGtgaatatttcaatataaaagtgattgttgaaaaaattcacaactattataaaaatgaaaagactttgtatatttttgacaacGTCGACGATGaaagtgttaaaaatttatcaatgtaCATTTCAAAGAAACCGAATTCATTTACGTTGATTACCACCCAATGGAGAACGTGGTcgaataatgtaaataaaatgctAGTTGATGTTTTTTCTTCTAAAGAAGCATTTGATTATGTTAAAAGCATTGTTAAAGAAAACACAGATGAAAACATAAGCAACTTAATTAAAGAACTTGAATATCATCCGTTTGCAATTACTCAggcaataaaatatacaaatatgcataaaatttcgatagaaaaatatatagatcGATATAGATCAAAACCATCAGAAATATTAGACAATAATGACTTTCCATCCGAAGAAGAATCGAAGTCAACAATAAAAGCAAttaacttagttttaataaaattagaaaaaactcaaccttttctatttaaattactaaactGTTTATCTCATTGCGACGGACAAAACATCAGTCAACAATTAATATTCCAAATTTCAAATCACTTGGACGTAAACgatgaatttttaatagataaaacTATTGGATTACTAATgaattattctttattaaactgttttgaagataaaaaatactCGATACACGAACTTACACAGTTGACAtgtaaatgttttcaaaagaGAAATTCAACAACAAATACATATTTTGAGTTaatcgaaaattattttaaagttgaattgAATGAAGTAAAAGATCAGGTGGATTACggaaatcattttgtttttcattttatctacATGTTTcgtaataatggaaaaaaagtaTCGGAAACCTTCTATCATATGACtacttctattaaaaaattattagtatgtaaaggtttatttaaagaagcaatcgaaatattaaaagttattcaaaattataatacagAGGCTTATGGTGAAGATAATGAATTCACGCttgaaacaaaacataatatcgcaatcTGTTTAAACgaaatgggaaaatataacgaagctttaggaatttattattctgttgataaaatagaaactgaaattttaggtatcaaccatccagacacaatgtcaacaaaaaataatatcgcactCTGTTTGAgcgatatgggaaaatataacgaagctttagaaatttattattctgttgataaaataaaaactgaaattgtag gtatcaaccatccggttacaatgtcaacaaaaaataatatcgcaaactGTATGAgcgatatgggaaaatataacgaagctttagaaatttattattctgttgataaaatacaaactgaaattttaggtataaaCCATCCGTCTACAATGTCagcaaaacataatatcgcaagcTGTATGAgcgatatgggaaaatataacgaagctttagaaatttattattctgttgataaaatacaaactgaaattttaggtatcaaccattcGTCTACAATGTCagcaaaacataatatcgcaagcTGTTTGAGCggtatgggaaaatataacgaagctttagaaatttattattctgttgataaaatacaaactgaaattttaggtatcaaccatccggaTACAATGTCagcaaaacataatatcgcaagcTGTTTGAGCGAAATGGGAAAATATaccgaagctttagaaattaattattctgttgataaaatgcaaactgaaattttaggtatcaaccatccgtctacaatttcaacaaaacataatatcgcaagcTGTTTGAGCGATATGGGAATATATAacaaagctttagaaatttattattctgttgataaaatacaaactgaaattttaggtatcaaccatccgtctacaatattaacaaaacataatatcgcaagctgtttgagcgatatgggaaaatataacgaagctttagaaatttattattctgttgataaaatacaaactgaaattttaggtatcaaccatccggaTACAATGTCagcaaaacataatatcgcaagcTGTTTGAGCGAAATGGGAAAATATaccgaagctttagaaattaattattctgttgataaaatgcaaactgaaattttaggtatcaaccatccgtctacaatttcaacaaaacataatatcgcaagcTGTTTGAGCGATATGGGAATATATAacaaagctttagaaatttattattctgttgataaaatacaaactgaaattttaggtatcaaccatccgtctacaatattaacaaaacataatatcgcaagctgtttgagcgatatgggaaaatataacgaagctttagaaatttattattctgttgataaaaaaaaaactgaaattttaggtatcaaccatccgtctACAATGTCAACAAAACGtaatatcgcaaactgtttgagcgatatgggaaaatataacgaagctttagaaatttattattgtgttgataaaatacaaaccgaaattttaggtatcaaccatccgtctACAATgtcaacaaaacataatatcgcaagctgtttgagcgatatgggaaaatataacgaagctttaggaatatattattctgttgataaaataaaaactgaaattttaggtatcaaccatccggttacaatgtcaacaaaaaataatatcgcaaactgtttgaacaaaatgggaaaatataacgaagctttagatattttttattctgttgataaaatacaaactgaaattttaggtatcaaccatccaaaTACATTGTCAACAAAACATTATATCGCAAACTGTTTGAgcaatatggaaaaaaataacgaagcattagaaatttattattctgttgataaaatacaaactgaaattttaggtatcaaccatccaaaTACATTgtcaacaaaacataatatcgcaaactgtttgaacaaagtggaaaaatataacgaagctttagaaatttataattttgttgataaaatacaaactgaaattttaggtatcaaccatccaaaTACATTgtcaacaaaacaaaatatcgcaaactgtttgattaacttagaaaaaaagcaaacttgttCGATTGTTTGA
- the LOC136075561 gene encoding uncharacterized protein LOC136075561 isoform X2, whose amino-acid sequence MFNNRKRKLTSTLNQVFKIKDTEPHIDSKLGIQSFSENLYSRDKLLREIQHYFIQDPNKSTLVLYGMSGVGKTHIARKYCEISYNNYKNIVWIDAAFGMLQTSMRNQCQILGFEVHDSKGEYFNIKVIVEKIHNYYKNEKTLYIFDNVDDESVKNLSMYISKKPNSFTLITTQWRTWSNNVNKMLVDVFSSKEAFDYVKSIVKENTDENISNLIKELEYHPFAITQAIKYTNMHKISIEKYIDRYRSKPSEILDNNDFPSEEESKSTIKAINLVLIKLEKTQPFLFKLLNCLSHCDGQNISQQLIFQISNHLDVNDEFLIDKTIGLLMNYSLLNCFEDKKYSIHELTQLTCKCFQKRNSTTNTYFELIENYFKVELNEVKDQVDYGNHFVFHFIYMFRNNGKKVSETFYHMTTSIKKLLVCKGLFKEAIEILKVIQNYNTEAYGEDNEFTLETKHNIAICLNEMGKYNEALGIYYSVDKIETEILGINHPDTMSTKNNIALCLSDMGKYNEALEIYYSVDKIKTEIVGINHPVTMSTKNNIANCMSDMGKYNEALEIYYSVDKIQTEILGINHPSTMSAKHNIASCMSDMGKYNEALEIYYSVDKIQTEILGINHSSTMSAKHNIASCLSGMGKYNEALEIYYSVDKIQTEILGINHPDTMSAKHNIASCLSEMGKYTEALEINYSVDKMQTEILGINHPSTISTKHNIASCLSDMGIYNKALEIYYSVDKIQTEILGINHPSTILTKHNIASCLSDMGKYNEALEIYYSVDKIQTEILGINHPDTMSAKHNIASCLSEMGKYTEALEINYSVDKMQTEILGINHPSTISTKHNIASCLSDMGIYNKALEIYYSVDKIQTEILGINHPSTILTKHNIASCLSDMGKYNEALEIYYSVDKKKTEILGINHPSTMSTKRNIANCLSDMGKYNEALEIYYCVDKIQTEILGINHPSTMSTKHNIASCLSDMGKYNEALGIYYSVDKIKTEILGINHPVTMSTKNNIANCLNKMGKYNEALDIFYSVDKIQTEILGINHPNTLSTKHYIANCLSNMEKNNEALEIYYSVDKIQTEILGINHPNTLSTKHNIANCLNKVEKYNEALEIYNFVDKIQTEILGINHPNTLSTKQNIANCLINLEKKQTCSIV is encoded by the exons ATGTTCAATAATAGGAAGAGGAAACTTACATCCACTCTCAATcaagtttttaagattaaagACACGGAACCACACATTGATTCGAAATTAG GTATTCAatctttttcagaaaatttatattCGCGCGACAAACTACTTCGTGAAattcaacattattttatacaaGATCCAAACAAGTCAACTTTAGTATTATATGGAATGTCGGGTGTCGGAAAGACACATATTGCCAGAAAGTATTGTGAAATATCttataacaactataaaaacattgtttggaTTGACGCTGCATTTGGAATGTTACAAACTTCAATGAGAAACCAATGTCAAATATTAGGATTCGAGGTTCATGATTCGAAAGGtgaatatttcaatataaaagtgattgttgaaaaaattcacaactattataaaaatgaaaagactttgtatatttttgacaacGTCGACGATGaaagtgttaaaaatttatcaatgtaCATTTCAAAGAAACCGAATTCATTTACGTTGATTACCACCCAATGGAGAACGTGGTcgaataatgtaaataaaatgctAGTTGATGTTTTTTCTTCTAAAGAAGCATTTGATTATGTTAAAAGCATTGTTAAAGAAAACACAGATGAAAACATAAGCAACTTAATTAAAGAACTTGAATATCATCCGTTTGCAATTACTCAggcaataaaatatacaaatatgcataaaatttcgatagaaaaatatatagatcGATATAGATCAAAACCATCAGAAATATTAGACAATAATGACTTTCCATCCGAAGAAGAATCGAAGTCAACAATAAAAGCAAttaacttagttttaataaaattagaaaaaactcaaccttttctatttaaattactaaactGTTTATCTCATTGCGACGGACAAAACATCAGTCAACAATTAATATTCCAAATTTCAAATCACTTGGACGTAAACgatgaatttttaatagataaaacTATTGGATTACTAATgaattattctttattaaactgttttgaagataaaaaatactCGATACACGAACTTACACAGTTGACAtgtaaatgttttcaaaagaGAAATTCAACAACAAATACATATTTTGAGTTaatcgaaaattattttaaagttgaattgAATGAAGTAAAAGATCAGGTGGATTACggaaatcattttgtttttcattttatctacATGTTTcgtaataatggaaaaaaagtaTCGGAAACCTTCTATCATATGACtacttctattaaaaaattattagtatgtaaaggtttatttaaagaagcaatcgaaatattaaaagttattcaaaattataatacagAGGCTTATGGTGAAGATAATGAATTCACGCttgaaacaaaacataatatcgcaatcTGTTTAAACgaaatgggaaaatataacgaagctttaggaatttattattctgttgataaaatagaaactgaaattttaggtatcaaccatccagacacaatgtcaacaaaaaataatatcgcactCTGTTTGAgcgatatgggaaaatataacgaagctttagaaatttattattctgttgataaaataaaaactgaaattgtag gtatcaaccatccggttacaatgtcaacaaaaaataatatcgcaaactGTATGAgcgatatgggaaaatataacgaagctttagaaatttattattctgttgataaaatacaaactgaaattttaggtataaaCCATCCGTCTACAATGTCagcaaaacataatatcgcaagcTGTATGAgcgatatgggaaaatataacgaagctttagaaatttattattctgttgataaaatacaaactgaaattttaggtatcaaccattcGTCTACAATGTCagcaaaacataatatcgcaagcTGTTTGAGCggtatgggaaaatataacgaagctttagaaatttattattctgttgataaaatacaaactgaaattttaggtatcaaccatccggaTACAATGTCagcaaaacataatatcgcaagcTGTTTGAGCGAAATGGGAAAATATaccgaagctttagaaattaattattctgttgataaaatgcaaactgaaattttaggtatcaaccatccgtctacaatttcaacaaaacataatatcgcaagcTGTTTGAGCGATATGGGAATATATAacaaagctttagaaatttattattctgttgataaaatacaaactgaaattttaggtatcaaccatccgtctacaatattaacaaaacataatatcgcaagctgtttgagcgatatgggaaaatataacgaagctttagaaatttattattctgttgataaaatacaaactgaaattttaggtatcaaccatccggaTACAATGTCagcaaaacataatatcgcaagcTGTTTGAGCGAAATGGGAAAATATaccgaagctttagaaattaattattctgttgataaaatgcaaactgaaattttaggtatcaaccatccgtctacaatttcaacaaaacataatatcgcaagcTGTTTGAGCGATATGGGAATATATAacaaagctttagaaatttattattctgttgataaaatacaaactgaaattttaggtatcaaccatccgtctacaatattaacaaaacataatatcgcaagctgtttgagcgatatgggaaaatataacgaagctttagaaatttattattctgttgataaaaaaaaaactgaaattttaggtatcaaccatccgtctACAATGTCAACAAAACGtaatatcgcaaactgtttgagcgatatgggaaaatataacgaagctttagaaatttattattgtgttgataaaatacaaaccgaaattttaggtatcaaccatccgtctACAATgtcaacaaaacataatatcgcaagctgtttgagcgatatgggaaaatataacgaagctttaggaatatattattctgttgataaaataaaaactgaaattttaggtatcaaccatccggttacaatgtcaacaaaaaataatatcgcaaactgtttgaacaaaatgggaaaatataacgaagctttagatattttttattctgttgataaaatacaaactgaaattttaggtatcaaccatccaaaTACATTGTCAACAAAACATTATATCGCAAACTGTTTGAgcaatatggaaaaaaataacgaagcattagaaatttattattctgttgataaaatacaaactgaaattttaggtatcaaccatccaaaTACATTgtcaacaaaacataatatcgcaaactgtttgaacaaagtggaaaaatataacgaagctttagaaatttataattttgttgataaaatacaaactgaaattttaggtatcaaccatccaaaTACATTgtcaacaaaacaaaatatcgcaaactgtttgattaacttagaaaaaaagcaaacttgttCGATTGTTTGA
- the LOC136075561 gene encoding uncharacterized protein LOC136075561 isoform X4, with amino-acid sequence MESNQEACHKNSSVIGIQSFSENLYSRDKLLREIQHYFIQDPNKSTLVLYGMSGVGKTHIARKYCEISYNNYKNIVWIDAAFGMLQTSMRNQCQILGFEVHDSKGEYFNIKVIVEKIHNYYKNEKTLYIFDNVDDESVKNLSMYISKKPNSFTLITTQWRTWSNNVNKMLVDVFSSKEAFDYVKSIVKENTDENISNLIKELEYHPFAITQAIKYTNMHKISIEKYIDRYRSKPSEILDNNDFPSEEESKSTIKAINLVLIKLEKTQPFLFKLLNCLSHCDGQNISQQLIFQISNHLDVNDEFLIDKTIGLLMNYSLLNCFEDKKYSIHELTQLTCKCFQKRNSTTNTYFELIENYFKVELNEVKDQVDYGNHFVFHFIYMFRNNGKKVSETFYHMTTSIKKLLVCKGLFKEAIEILKVIQNYNTEAYGEDNEFTLETKHNIAICLNEMGKYNEALGIYYSVDKIETEILGINHPDTMSTKNNIALCLSDMGKYNEALEIYYSVDKIKTEIVGINHPDTMSAKHNIASCLSEMGKYTEALEINYSVDKMQTEILGINHPSTISTKHNIASCLSDMGIYNKALEIYYSVDKIQTEILGINHPSTILTKHNIASCLSDMGKYNEALEIYYSVDKIQTEILGINHPDTMSAKHNIASCLSEMGKYTEALEINYSVDKMQTEILGINHPSTISTKHNIASCLSDMGIYNKALEIYYSVDKIQTEILGINHPSTILTKHNIASCLSDMGKYNEALEIYYSVDKKKTEILGINHPSTMSTKRNIANCLSDMGKYNEALEIYYCVDKIQTEILGINHPSTMSTKHNIASCLSDMGKYNEALGIYYSVDKIKTEILGINHPVTMSTKNNIANCLNKMGKYNEALDIFYSVDKIQTEILGINHPNTLSTKHYIANCLSNMEKNNEALEIYYSVDKIQTEILGINHPNTLSTKHNIANCLNKVEKYNEALEIYNFVDKIQTEILGINHPNTLSTKQNIANCLINLEKKQTCSIV; translated from the exons GTATTCAatctttttcagaaaatttatattCGCGCGACAAACTACTTCGTGAAattcaacattattttatacaaGATCCAAACAAGTCAACTTTAGTATTATATGGAATGTCGGGTGTCGGAAAGACACATATTGCCAGAAAGTATTGTGAAATATCttataacaactataaaaacattgtttggaTTGACGCTGCATTTGGAATGTTACAAACTTCAATGAGAAACCAATGTCAAATATTAGGATTCGAGGTTCATGATTCGAAAGGtgaatatttcaatataaaagtgattgttgaaaaaattcacaactattataaaaatgaaaagactttgtatatttttgacaacGTCGACGATGaaagtgttaaaaatttatcaatgtaCATTTCAAAGAAACCGAATTCATTTACGTTGATTACCACCCAATGGAGAACGTGGTcgaataatgtaaataaaatgctAGTTGATGTTTTTTCTTCTAAAGAAGCATTTGATTATGTTAAAAGCATTGTTAAAGAAAACACAGATGAAAACATAAGCAACTTAATTAAAGAACTTGAATATCATCCGTTTGCAATTACTCAggcaataaaatatacaaatatgcataaaatttcgatagaaaaatatatagatcGATATAGATCAAAACCATCAGAAATATTAGACAATAATGACTTTCCATCCGAAGAAGAATCGAAGTCAACAATAAAAGCAAttaacttagttttaataaaattagaaaaaactcaaccttttctatttaaattactaaactGTTTATCTCATTGCGACGGACAAAACATCAGTCAACAATTAATATTCCAAATTTCAAATCACTTGGACGTAAACgatgaatttttaatagataaaacTATTGGATTACTAATgaattattctttattaaactgttttgaagataaaaaatactCGATACACGAACTTACACAGTTGACAtgtaaatgttttcaaaagaGAAATTCAACAACAAATACATATTTTGAGTTaatcgaaaattattttaaagttgaattgAATGAAGTAAAAGATCAGGTGGATTACggaaatcattttgtttttcattttatctacATGTTTcgtaataatggaaaaaaagtaTCGGAAACCTTCTATCATATGACtacttctattaaaaaattattagtatgtaaaggtttatttaaagaagcaatcgaaatattaaaagttattcaaaattataatacagAGGCTTATGGTGAAGATAATGAATTCACGCttgaaacaaaacataatatcgcaatcTGTTTAAACgaaatgggaaaatataacgaagctttaggaatttattattctgttgataaaatagaaactgaaattttaggtatcaaccatccagacacaatgtcaacaaaaaataatatcgcactCTGTTTGAgcgatatgggaaaatataacgaagctttagaaatttattattctgttgataaaataaaaactgaaattgtag gtatcaaccatccggaTACAATGTCagcaaaacataatatcgcaagcTGTTTGAGCGAAATGGGAAAATATaccgaagctttagaaattaattattctgttgataaaatgcaaactgaaattttaggtatcaaccatccgtctacaatttcaacaaaacataatatcgcaagcTGTTTGAGCGATATGGGAATATATAacaaagctttagaaatttattattctgttgataaaatacaaactgaaattttaggtatcaaccatccgtctacaatattaacaaaacataatatcgcaagctgtttgagcgatatgggaaaatataacgaagctttagaaatttattattctgttgataaaatacaaactgaaattttaggtatcaaccatccggaTACAATGTCagcaaaacataatatcgcaagcTGTTTGAGCGAAATGGGAAAATATaccgaagctttagaaattaattattctgttgataaaatgcaaactgaaattttaggtatcaaccatccgtctacaatttcaacaaaacataatatcgcaagcTGTTTGAGCGATATGGGAATATATAacaaagctttagaaatttattattctgttgataaaatacaaactgaaattttaggtatcaaccatccgtctacaatattaacaaaacataatatcgcaagctgtttgagcgatatgggaaaatataacgaagctttagaaatttattattctgttgataaaaaaaaaactgaaattttaggtatcaaccatccgtctACAATGTCAACAAAACGtaatatcgcaaactgtttgagcgatatgggaaaatataacgaagctttagaaatttattattgtgttgataaaatacaaaccgaaattttaggtatcaaccatccgtctACAATgtcaacaaaacataatatcgcaagctgtttgagcgatatgggaaaatataacgaagctttaggaatatattattctgttgataaaataaaaactgaaattttaggtatcaaccatccggttacaatgtcaacaaaaaataatatcgcaaactgtttgaacaaaatgggaaaatataacgaagctttagatattttttattctgttgataaaatacaaactgaaattttaggtatcaaccatccaaaTACATTGTCAACAAAACATTATATCGCAAACTGTTTGAgcaatatggaaaaaaataacgaagcattagaaatttattattctgttgataaaatacaaactgaaattttaggtatcaaccatccaaaTACATTgtcaacaaaacataatatcgcaaactgtttgaacaaagtggaaaaatataacgaagctttagaaatttataattttgttgataaaatacaaactgaaattttaggtatcaaccatccaaaTACATTgtcaacaaaacaaaatatcgcaaactgtttgattaacttagaaaaaaagcaaacttgttCGATTGTTTGA